Within the Wolbachia pipientis genome, the region TAACAGCAGCAGAAAAGCGGCTAGAAAAGAAGAAAAAATAGATTATCTCGATAATAAACTTAAAACATTCAGAAATATAGAATTTGCGGTTAGCGCTATTTCTTTAGCAGCTTTGATAGCTTGCGCTGTCTACCCAGTCTTACCAGTGTGGGGTTTAGTTATCTGTATTAAATAAGACTTGATCTGACACTTTAAAAAAGTAAGTTATAAAATAATAAAAGAAAGGAGTGTTAGAAATGAGTACAATACAAACAAAAATACTAAAACCAAAGCTAGGGTTATTAGAACTAGCAAAACAACTAGGAAATGTATCTCAAGCATGTAAAGTGATGGGATACTCAAGAGATACATTTTATCGATTTAAGGAGTTATATGAAAATGGAGGAGAGGGAGCATTACATGAAATAAGTAAGAAAAAACCGCTATTAGCGAACAGAGTTTCCGATAATATAGAAAGAACAGTGATTGGTATAGCAACAGAATTTCCAGCATATGGGCAAGAAAGAGCTGCAAATGAACTGAGAAAAAGAGGTATAATAATTTCTCAGGGAGGAGTAAGGTCTGTATGGCTAAGAAATGACCTTGAAACTCTCAAAAAGAGACTTAAAGCACTAGAGACAAAAGTAGCTCAAGACGGAATCATTTTAACTGAAGAACAACTTGCAGCTTTAGAAAAAATGAAAGAACAAAAGGAAGCTCATGGTGAAATTGAGACGCAACATCCAGGTTATTTGGGTTCTCAAGATACCTATTATGTGGGCAATATCAAAGGTATAGGGCGAATTTATCAGCAGACTTTTGTTGACACTTATTCCAGGGTTGCAATGGTTAAACTTTACACGGACAGAACAGCTATTACAGCTGAAGATCTTCTCAATGATAGGGTTATTCCATTTTTTGATGAGCAGAAAATTCCATTATTACGCATTCTAACTGATAGGGGTACGGAATATTGTGGCAAGCCAGAAAATCACGCTTATCAGCTATATTTGGGAATCGAAAATATCGACCATTCTAGAACCAAAGCCAACTCTCCACAAACTAATGGCATATGTGAAAGATTTCATAGAACTATGCAAGATGAGTGTTACAATATTATCTTTAGAAAGAAAATCTACAATTCTTTGGAAGATCTACAGATTGATGTTGATTGTTGGTTGCATTCTTATAATGATACAAGACCTCACTCTGGTAAGTACTGCTATGGAAAAACACCTATGCAGACTTTTCTTGATAGCAAACATATTGCTTTTCAGAAAAATATTAGTAGCATTAAACAAGAGACTGATATTAGTTTTAACTACCTCAATTCTTCTGTCAGTTAATTCTTGTCTGTCAGATTAAGTCTTATCTTTTACAACCTTCATTAGCAAACTCTCCTAAAGACATGATGGCGTTTAGGCTTATCTACTTTATCGCAGCTATACAATCTTCCCGGTCGGATCTTAACTTTAGTGCGTATACTTAAAAAGGGCTTGAAAGTTTTTTGGTGCAACAAGCACTTGATTGCCTCATCACACCAAATAAAACTGAAAAATTTCTCAGCAATTTGATCTGGGAAGGCCCTTATGCATCACATATGAAGCGATAATATATTGCACATGACCAAGTTTGCCCAAAATTCTTGTAATACAGCCTCTCCAGAAAAATTCTCTAACTCTGCTCCTACTTTGAGTCGTTTCCTCTATGTGCCACCTTAATACATAAGCTTTACTGATATCTTCCAAAGTCTCGATAAAAAGCTCTGTTTCTCCGTTAGCTAATGTCAGCACTATAACTCTTACTTTCTGTCCTTTCATTTTATTTTTTAGCTTTTCATTTTCTAATATAAAATCAAAATCTAATTCTCCAGATAAAATTTGTTCCCATAGCTTGCTATAATTTCTTTTTTGCAAGCGAAAAATAAAATCTACTCCCAAATCATAATTTTTGAAGATAGCTAGTTTCTGTATTTATTTTAAATTGAAGAAAGCTCAAATGAAAGATCGTGTTTTGCTAAAATCACAGAATGCAGTCTGGTTACATTACTCTAGCTATACGCAATAACTTTACTTTCAACGATTTTATTAGCAATAATACGACTTTCACAATCAATATTTATTATATTAGATAGTGAATTAATATCAGTGTAACTATCAAAACTTTCCATTGTTGATTCCACTATCTCTACTATTTTTAAAAAGCCAATTCGTGACTTCAAAAATTCATTAACAGCTATTTCATTTGCAGCATTGAGCACAATACTGTTTGTTTGTGGAGCAGAAGAGTTTAACACTGCCATGCTAAGCTTTAGCGCAGGAAAACGCTTATGGTCTGGTTCTTGAAAGGTCAATTTTTCTTGCTTTGTTAAATCTAATTTACGATTTAAAGCTGATCTTTCCGGCCAAGACAAAGCATATGAAATAGGAATTGCCATGTCAGTTTCTGCAAGCACAGCAAAGTTGAACCCATCCTTATAAGTTACAATTCCATGTACTATTGACTCAGGATGCACTATTGCTTCAATTTTATCCGGGCTGATGTTAAACAAGTTATGTGCTTCTATTATCTCTAGTGCCTTATTCATCATTGTTGCACTATCAATCGAGATTTTCTTTCCCATATTCCAAGTGGGGTGACTAAGCGCCTGATCTACCATGACATTTCTTAATTGCTCAGAACTATAGTTTAAGAATGGTCCACCAGAAGCAGTAAGTATGATCTTTTCTACGCATTTGTCGTCATTTTGCAAAACTTGAAAAATTGCGTTGTGTTCAGAGTCGATAGGGATTATTTGTACGTTTTTTTCTTTAGCTTTTTTGAGTAATAACTTTCCACCGCAAACAATGCTTTCTTTGTTCGCTAGTGCAATGACTTTAGTGCCACTTTCTATGACTTCTATAGCTGGCCCAAGGCCTGCAATACCAACTATTGCAATAACTGAGAGATCAACGGGTAGGGAAGCAACATTTACTAGACCTTCAGCGCCAATTGCTATTTTTACATCTGTACCAAGTAGGTTTTCTCTTAAATCTTTGTAAAACCTTTCATCGAAGATAGCAACGTATTTTGCATTCAGCAGTTTTGCTTGGTGTGCCAGTAGAGCAAAATCTGAATGGGCACTTAGTGCTTCCACTTGGTATTCTTCTTTTCTCCTTGAGAGCAAATCTACAGTCTTTTTTCCAACACTTCCTGTTGATCCTAAAACTGAAACCTTTTTCACTAAGACAAACTCATAACAATAGCAATTTTTCTTATTAGGTCTTCTCGCATACTATTCAGCAGTTTTTAAGCGTTTAACCAAGTTCATGTCCGTGGTCATCGCCAACAGATGGTGAAGGACCAGGTGAAAAAGATTGACCATGGTGATCACCTGCATCATGCATGTCTTGCAAACCATCAGCATTATGAGCTATTTCGTTATTGGCATGAGGGTAATCATCTGAGTGATGTCCATCATCACCATGAGCCATATCCATTCCTTCTGATGGCATATCTTCCCCACCTCCACCTGAAAAATGTTCTCCAAGGCTTTCAAGAAATTTTATGCCAAGCATATTACCTGATTTTCCAAACAGTGTTACTAGACTACTGCCACTCACCAAACTTTCAAACACGTTACTATAAGCAGCAATCGCCCCTTCATGAAAGTTGAACAACCATTTCATTCCATCCACGACTGTTGAAACAGAGTCACTATGACCAAGACCAAAACCACTTTTCTCATCAGCGGCTTCTTGGTGTTGCTGCTGCGCTTGCCATTCTGCAATATTTGGACCTTGAGCTTCACTCATAAATTTTTACTCTCAACCTTAAGCTATTATTTTATCACAAATATTGCAAAATATCAATAGACCTGCTGCGAATCAAGCGATAAAAAAAGGAAAGGAGGGTGACTAAAATCAAGGTTAACTAAAAGGCGTGCTTAAGATTTACAATACCAGCAATAATATTGAACCTCAGGTTATATTTTTTCTGAAAATTGCGATAAACATTCGACATAATCTTAAATATCTTTATCTCTCGGATCTTGTTTTCTACTCTCATTCTAAATGATGCTAATCTTCTATTATGCTCTGGAGTTAATGGCTTTTTACGATACTTTTTATATGGAATTATAACATTGCTTTGCAA harbors:
- a CDS encoding IS481 family transposase — its product is MSTIQTKILKPKLGLLELAKQLGNVSQACKVMGYSRDTFYRFKELYENGGEGALHEISKKKPLLANRVSDNIERTVIGIATEFPAYGQERAANELRKRGIIISQGGVRSVWLRNDLETLKKRLKALETKVAQDGIILTEEQLAALEKMKEQKEAHGEIETQHPGYLGSQDTYYVGNIKGIGRIYQQTFVDTYSRVAMVKLYTDRTAITAEDLLNDRVIPFFDEQKIPLLRILTDRGTEYCGKPENHAYQLYLGIENIDHSRTKANSPQTNGICERFHRTMQDECYNIIFRKKIYNSLEDLQIDVDCWLHSYNDTRPHSGKYCYGKTPMQTFLDSKHIAFQKNISSIKQETDISFNYLNSSVS
- the dxr gene encoding 1-deoxy-D-xylulose-5-phosphate reductoisomerase, producing the protein MKKVSVLGSTGSVGKKTVDLLSRRKEEYQVEALSAHSDFALLAHQAKLLNAKYVAIFDERFYKDLRENLLGTDVKIAIGAEGLVNVASLPVDLSVIAIVGIAGLGPAIEVIESGTKVIALANKESIVCGGKLLLKKAKEKNVQIIPIDSEHNAIFQVLQNDDKCVEKIILTASGGPFLNYSSEQLRNVMVDQALSHPTWNMGKKISIDSATMMNKALEIIEAHNLFNISPDKIEAIVHPESIVHGIVTYKDGFNFAVLAETDMAIPISYALSWPERSALNRKLDLTKQEKLTFQEPDHKRFPALKLSMAVLNSSAPQTNSIVLNAANEIAVNEFLKSRIGFLKIVEIVESTMESFDSYTDINSLSNIINIDCESRIIANKIVESKVIAYS